CTGGCTTTATCTCTGGATTTGACTGGGTTCCAAGCTTCCTTTGCCAGTCTGGGGCAGGATTTGGGTTTCTGGTGAGCTCTGTTCTGCTCTCTCACCCCACAGGACATCGGGGCAGGCAAAGGCAAGTACTACGCTGTCAATTACCCGCTGCGCGACGGCATCGACGACGAGTCCTACGAAGCCATTTTCAAGCCTGTGAGTGAAGCCTCCTCTGCTGAGGGATTCTCTGTGGCTCCCACTTTGTCCTTAAGGCCATTCTCTGGGGGATTTTATTGAGTTTTTTCTGGGACAAGACTCACCAAGGGCTCTGTTCCCCCCGAACAATCGGGGCCTGTGTGGGAGCTCCTCGGTGTGAGAGCCCAGTGTtggcagggcagctgtgggagcACCAGGGATGGCTTCACGTGCCTGGCTgtcactgtgctgctgtgacagtggCCTGTGGGCAGGGGGTGACAGGATCTTTGTGTTTAGGTGATCTCCAAGGTGATGGAGACGTTCCAGCCCAGCGCTGTTGTCCTGCAGTGCGGCTCCGATTCCCTgtctggggacaggctgggctgCTTCAACCTCACCATCAAAGGTAGGCCTGAACTGCCACGGGCCCAGCAGGAGATTCCATGAGAAGCTGGCATTTATGCCACGAGTGTCACCTTGTTTTTGCACTGCAGGCCATGCCAAGTGTGTGGAGTTTGTGAAGAGCTTTAACCTGCCCATGCTGATGCTGGGAGGAGGGGGGTACACGATCCGCAACGTGGCTCGCTGCTGGACCTACGAGACTGCTGTGGCTCTGGACACTGAGATTCCCAATGGTAACCCCCCCTGGGGGCTGGGGTCAGTGCTGGCTGTGGCTCTGGACACTGAGATTCCCAATGGTAACATCCCTGAGGGCTGGGGTCAGTGCTGGCTGTGGCTCTGGACACTGAGATTCCCAATGGTAACCCCCCCTGGGGGCTGGGGtcagtgctggctctggctctggACACTGAGATTCCCAATGGTAACCCCCCCTGGGGGCTGGGGTCAGTGCTGGCTCtggtcactgtccctggagcagagctggggtcaGTGGTACCCCCCAAGAGCtcagggagatgctgctgctgggcttctGTTACCTCTGCATGTTCCCTTTTGGATTCCTGAGTGCTATAGCTGCTCCTGCTGATAATTTGGTGTTAATTACCATTAATTTCCCCCCAGAGCTTCCATACAACGACTACTTTGAGTACTTTGGGCCAGACTTCAAGCTGCACATCAGCCCCTCCAACATGACCAACCAGAACACCAACGAGTACCTGGAGAAAATCAAGTGAGCCTGGGGGGAGCAGCCCTTCACAGGGGCTGGTGGCCTTGGTGGCCCCTGGTGACAAAGTGCCCTTCCCTGGCTGGCTCTAGGCAGAGGCTCTTCGAGAACCTGAGGATGCTCCCTCATGCCCCTGGGGTCCAGATGCAGCCAATTCCTGAGGATGCTGTCCAGGAGGACAGtggggatgaggaggaggatgatccTGAAAAACGCATTTCCAGTaggtgctggggatggaaatGTGCTGGGGATGGAAATGTGCTGGGAATGGAAATGTGCTGGGAATGGTGCTGGGGATGGAATGGTGCTGGGAAtggtgctggggatggaaatgtgctgggaatggtgctggggatggaaatGTGCTGGGGATGGAATTGTGCTGGGGATGGAAATGTGCTGGGAAtggtgctggggatggaaatgtgctggggatgggatggtgctggggatggtgctgggaatggtgctggggatggaaatGTGCTGGGGATGGAAATGTGCTGGGGATGGAATTGTGCTGGGAAtggtgctggggatggaaatgtgctggggatggaaatgtgctggggatggaaatgtgctggggatgggatggtgctggggatggtgctgggaatggtgctggggatggaaatGTGCTGGGGATGGAATGGTGCTGGGAAtggtgctggggatggaaatGTGCTGGGGATGGAAATGTGCTGGGGATGGAAATGTGCTGGGGATGGAATTGTGCTGGGGATGGAAATGTGCTGGGGATGGAATTGTGCTGGGAAtggtgctggggatggaaatgtgctgggaatggtgctggggatggaattgtgctggggatggaattgtgctggggatggaaatgtgctgggaatggtgctggggatggaaatGTGCTGGGGATGGAAATGTGCTGGGAATGGTGCTGGGAATTGTGCTGGGGATGGAATTGTGCTGGGAATGGTGCTGGGGATGGAATTGTGCTGGGGATGGAATTGTGCTGGGGATGGAAATGTGCTGGGAATGGTGCTGGGGATGGAATTGTGCTGGGGATGGAATTGTGCTGGGGATGGAAATGTGCTGGGAAtggtgctggggatggaaatGTGCTGGGGATGGAAATGTGCTGGGAATGGTGCTGGGAATTGTGCTGGGGATGGAATTGTTCCGGGAATGGAATTGTGCTGGGGATGGAATTGTGCTGGGAATGTAAAAGCCCAAAGCTGAGCAGACTCTGTGAGCTCTTTGTGAGGAGGATGTAGGGTTTAAATCCAATTCTGACTCCAGGATTTGGCCCCCTTGGTGTCACCCAGAATCAAAGCcttgggctggagctctgtggctcccccaaaaccctggggaggagctggagcttcactcaggctctgcccagggcttTCAGTCCTGTTTTAACCCCTCTGATGTGAGTCCATTCCCACCTCCCTGCTGGATTTTGGTAGGACAGAGCACTGCAGGATCTCTCCTGCCAGGTGATTTCCATGATGGGAAAACCTTTGGTTTTCAAGGGAGGATTCCAGCAGTTGCtgagggctgggacagaacCCTTGGCAGAGCCCTGGGTGTGATCCCAGCAGTGAAAAATGGAGTTTTCTCTCCAGCTTGGCAGACAGATTTGGCAGTGGCAGGCTGGTTCTAAACCTGCTCTCAGGCCCAGACGTCCCCCTGTGCCCAATCTGAGCTGTCCCCATGATCCTGGAGCAGGTGGGAAGGGATGAGTTCAACAGGCAGCAGGTGCCACAAAAAGTGATTTTACCATGGCCTAATCCCCATTTCTGTGAGCTCCACTCTGGATTAATGCTGGGAGCCTCCTGATGGTGAAAATCTGCTCAGCcaagctctgctccctccccttgCAGTCCGAAATTCCAACAAGAGAATCTCCTGTGATGAGGAATTCTCCGACTCCGAGGACGAGGGGGAGGGAGGGCGCAAGAACGTGGCCAACTTCAAGAAAGCCAAACGTGTgaaggcagaggaggagaaggaggaagaggagaagaaaggtgagcagcacagctggcacctcCTGCCTGCAGTTCTTCCtcctgcactgctctgtgtctttaatttttttttttttttccccagatgagaaagaagaggaaaaagcaaaagaggaaaaagcagcagcagcagcagagcccaaagggtgagcctggctcctgcccaggggttttggggtgtgagcctggctcctgcccaggggttttggggggattcaGGGGCTGATGTGACAATTTGGGTGGCTTTGTCACAGGTTCCTCACTGGAAGGAGTTTGCAGGTGTTGAGAGGGCTGAAAAATCAAAGCACTGCTGTTTCCTTCagcaatatatttaaaaatttaatgaaaTTGAATTAAATTTTAGCTGAAAATGAACCAGATGAGCAACACTTTTCAGCCTTGTTGTTAGATCCAAACCCAAAGTGTTGATTGAAGCcaaattcttctctttttttgcttCCCCAGGGTGAAGGAAGAGACAAAATCCACCTGagtggctgcagctggctgcttGTCATAGGTTTAGCTCCTGGGTTGCCTCCTCCCCACAGGATTTCTATTTTATATATGTTTTCtgtatatatttctatataattGTATAAATGACTGGAGAACTGTAAATTATTCCTTGCTGCACTcccctgggagcaggcaggggaggATTCTGAGCAGCCCAGCTTTGCTGCTCAGGGAGTTTCACCCTTTGCCTTCCACTGCCCCTCCTTGGTGTGGCTctaaaaacacaaaaatcacttcctccccttccctctctcctgaAATAACCTTGGAAAAGAATAATTTAAGTAGAAGTAGTGTCTGCATTTCAGGTTAGCTGGGAAGATGGccatcaattcttggttttcctcgattttttttggtggtgttttttaaTGGGAGAATTCCCAAATGAAGCCTGGGAGAGACTTGTGTGGTTTCCAGCTGGATTCCACCAcgacaaaaaaccacaaaaaacaaaaacctgccAGCTGGTGCCACTTCTCAGGGTCAGAATTGTGCAGTTCTTGGACAGAGTtggctcctccctgcagcaaacTTGGGGAAAGAGAtgaagcagctgaaaaaaaatctgaaaaatcctttttttcttcttttttttttttttttaaatgaatcagccccagagcccagatctggaaaatacaaaattaaaatcacCCTCAGGGGGTGGTTCAGTTTTCCAAGATCTGGATCCAGGGAGTGTGGATGCACctccaggcagggaagggatgggattTTTTACCTGGTTTTTTATGCCCCTCTCTGGCTGGGGAGAAAATTCCTCCCCTTTTGGCttcatttttctcctgaaaCGCCAGAACTCCCCTcagagcctggctgccagcttttcTTCATGTGTGTCCttaaaaaaacctaattttccctgattttccaGCCAAGTTTTCCAGCAGAATTCCCCTCCCAAGGCCAGTAAATCCCAACTTTTTTATCCTGTTGCCTTCAGAGGGAACAGCAggtggggctctgagcattccCACCCATCCTCACCCTCAAATCCCCTTTGGGACCTTCCACCTCTCCTTTTGTACAGCTTTTTTGgagaggaggggggaaaaaaaaaaaaaaaaaacaacttttgagggggaaaaattcagattttaaatttttttttggttttttcaggcaGTTCCCACTCGCTGCTCTCCTTTCTCAGGGGGATCCCTCTGGAATTCCAGAGGTTCTGCACCCTCCCACGGGAGCCCTGCTGAGGTTCCAGCTCCAGTGATGCTGCTAAAACTTCACCCAGCTTCTTTTTCaaagggtttatttttttaattccttcttttccccccCCTCACCGTGGAGTTTTTTAGTCTCTTTGGGCTCTGAGTGAGGTTTTCACTctgattttcagtgtttttatgTGAAGCAAGAGAGAGATCAGTGTAACTTTGTGTCTGGGCAAGGCGGGAGGGacgggaggggaggggaaaatctattgtggttttttaaagatgcgtttattttgaattttcagaACCTTTGTAATAAAACTGCTCCATTTCTATGGTTGGTGTGAGCCTGGgctgcttttttcttcattcattcattcatttcaGAGCTCTTCTTACAGGTGGAATTAagatttgggaagaaaaaataaggaaataaggCATTCATTCCCTCCTCCTTTGAGGAATGTTGGTTTAATTCCACCCAccaaaacatttatttatttatcctaCACCTCAAACACAGCTTGAATCTCTTCTGTAAATTATTTCCTTGGtaaattgtttgggttttgggatttatttatttttttttcacagaacagCCTTGAGGTTCTCCCTCTGTCTGGAAAAAGGAGCCCAAAACAcgatggggattttgggggaatttttttatttttaatggttttattcccaaaccccagctggctcctcatccctgccctggctgggttTGTGCTTGGAGTGGAGCAATTTGGGAATAACAGAATGCTGGAAGGGAGGGATTTCCTTCAGCTTTGGGCTGGATTTGAGTGAATCCACCCGGAATGCAGAGGATGAAAATTCCTTTCTTCAATCACAGCAGCTCCACGGAGTGCTGAGCACACCTGAAACGGCCACAGAACCCCAAACGGATCTTTTTGGAGtcaaaaaaatcagctttttgtGTGTGCTGGAACAGCCCAGGGAGCTCCATCCTCCCTCCCACGTGAATCCTCCCTTTTTGGGAACAAAACCCTGGAATTCCAGTGGGATCTCCAGTGAATTCCCCTTTTCCAGCGGTCCTGAAAtggctgccaggctgcagctcgGCCCGGTGCTCCCAAACCCCGCAAAAATGGGTAAAAAACCCATTTATTTCATCCCTGGGCTCAAAGAAATTAATCCCTTTGGGAAGCAGATCCCAGATTTTGGTTTCCCAGcataaaacacagaatttttttgGTGTTCCCACCTCCCTCGAGGCCTGAGAAGAGCCCGGATGCTCCCAGTTTCCCTTCAAAATTGggtaaaaaaacccatttatttCACCCCTGTGCTCAAAGAAATGAATGGAATtgcaggaagcagctcccagATTTTGGTTTCCTTGCATAAAACACGGAATTTTTGGGGTATTGTCACCTACCTCGAGCCCGGTgctcccaaaccccacaaaattgGGTTAAAAACCCATTTATTTCACCCCTGGGCTCAAAAATGAATAAATTTGGGAAGCAGATCcctgattttggtttttttggcataaaacacagaattttttgATATCCCCACCCACCTTGAGGCCTGAGAAGAGCCCGGATGCTCCCAAATCCTTCAAAATTGGGtaaaaaatcccatttatttCACCCCTGTGCTCAAAAATGAATCCATTTGGGAAGCAGCTCCCAGATTTTGGTTTCCTTGCACAAAACAtggaatttttggggtattGGCACCTACCTCGAGCCTGGATgctcccaaaccccacaaaacttgGTTAAAAACCCCATTTATGTCACCCCTCTACACAAATGAATCAATTAGGGGAGCAGATCCTTGATTTCAGTTTTTTTGGCACAAAAGATGAAATTTTTGGATATTCCCACCTACCTCGAGGCTTGGGAAGAGCCCAGATGCTCCTAAATCCTACTTGGCCTTCAAAATTGgg
Above is a genomic segment from Passer domesticus isolate bPasDom1 chromosome 24, bPasDom1.hap1, whole genome shotgun sequence containing:
- the HDAC1 gene encoding histone deacetylase 1 — protein: MALTQGTKRKVCYYYDGDVGNYYYGQGHPMKPHRIRMTHNLLLNYGLYRKMEIYRPHKANAEEMTKYHSDDYIKFLRSIRPDNMSEYSKQMQRFNVGEDCPVFDGLFEFCQLSAGGSVASAVKLNKQQTDIAVNWAGGLHHAKKSEASGFCYVNDIVLAILELLKYHQRVLYIDIDIHHGDGVEEAFYTTDRVMTVSFHKYGEYFPGTGDLRDIGAGKGKYYAVNYPLRDGIDDESYEAIFKPVISKVMETFQPSAVVLQCGSDSLSGDRLGCFNLTIKGHAKCVEFVKSFNLPMLMLGGGGYTIRNVARCWTYETAVALDTEIPNELPYNDYFEYFGPDFKLHISPSNMTNQNTNEYLEKIKQRLFENLRMLPHAPGVQMQPIPEDAVQEDSGDEEEDDPEKRISIRNSNKRISCDEEFSDSEDEGEGGRKNVANFKKAKRVKAEEEKEEEEKKDEKEEEKAKEEKAAAAAEPKGVKEETKST